Proteins from a genomic interval of Nautilia sp. PV-1:
- a CDS encoding AMIN domain-containing protein, with the protein MKKLLFLFIFTFLFARINPFVPVVKPQNTIIVNPSYFKEAKVYLPSDARVLKKVIFVYQSVSGDIKEKTVEINKHIDFHKPIYISHTPKKFPMEELNFLDLFKMYIKNKKIFIQTKDKLLRNFFLVKPFRIVLDFKRDADFLTIKKYLKNSFVKKVVVGNHNGYYRVVIYFDAKYMYKLTKTQEGIKIELQ; encoded by the coding sequence GTGAAAAAATTACTGTTTTTATTTATTTTTACGTTCTTGTTTGCTAGAATCAACCCGTTTGTTCCGGTTGTCAAGCCTCAAAACACGATTATTGTAAACCCGTCATATTTTAAAGAAGCCAAGGTGTATCTTCCGAGTGACGCAAGGGTTTTAAAAAAAGTAATTTTCGTATATCAGAGCGTAAGCGGAGATATTAAAGAAAAAACCGTAGAAATAAATAAACACATTGACTTTCACAAGCCTATCTACATATCACACACTCCTAAAAAATTTCCGATGGAAGAGCTTAATTTTTTAGATCTTTTCAAAATGTATATAAAAAACAAAAAAATATTTATTCAGACAAAAGACAAACTTTTAAGAAACTTTTTTCTGGTTAAGCCTTTTAGAATAGTGCTTGATTTTAAAAGAGACGCCGATTTTCTCACTATTAAAAAATATCTTAAAAATTCGTTTGTCAAAAAAGTTGTCGTAGGAAATCATAACGGATATTACAGGGTTGTTATATACTTTGACGCAAAATATATGTATAAACTGACCAAGACACAAGAAGGTATCAAAATTGAACTCCAATAA
- a CDS encoding shikimate kinase, with amino-acid sequence MQVSNNTDMRTAIQVDVQKKAQDVVKNVVGDILEKTFENTMKVEQMSAAATGRGTNINIKA; translated from the coding sequence ATGCAGGTATCAAATAATACCGACATGAGGACGGCTATACAGGTAGACGTTCAGAAAAAAGCACAGGATGTGGTAAAAAACGTTGTAGGCGATATTTTGGAAAAAACATTCGAAAACACTATGAAAGTAGAGCAGATGTCCGCAGCGGCGACGGGCAGAGGAACCAACATAAATATAAAAGCTTAA
- a CDS encoding shikimate kinase, producing the protein MNSNNLILTGFMGSGKSTVGRLLAKELNTYFLDTDVLIESFENRKISDIFQSDGEEAFRNMEKKCFEWIKNSVKNTIISVGGGFPVFIPEIKEAGKVVYLKVDFENILKRMTEEERTKRPLFQDLDKAKELFDKRDKIYSRLADIVIYNNSLENTLQKIKDYYAGIK; encoded by the coding sequence TTGAACTCCAATAACCTTATTTTAACCGGTTTTATGGGCAGCGGCAAATCCACAGTCGGAAGACTGCTTGCAAAAGAGCTTAACACATATTTTCTTGATACAGACGTGCTGATTGAAAGTTTTGAAAACAGAAAAATCAGCGATATTTTTCAAAGCGACGGAGAGGAAGCTTTTAGAAATATGGAAAAAAAATGTTTTGAATGGATCAAAAACAGCGTCAAAAACACAATAATTTCGGTAGGCGGGGGTTTTCCTGTATTTATACCGGAAATAAAAGAAGCCGGCAAAGTGGTGTATCTGAAAGTTGATTTTGAAAACATATTGAAAAGAATGACCGAAGAGGAAAGAACTAAACGCCCTCTGTTTCAGGATTTGGATAAAGCAAAAGAGCTTTTTGACAAAAGAGATAAAATATATTCCCGTCTAGCCGATATTGTAATATACAATAACAGTTTGGAAAACACTTTACAAAAAATAAAGGATTATTATGCAGGTATCAAATAA